In Ictalurus punctatus breed USDA103 chromosome 18, Coco_2.0, whole genome shotgun sequence, the genomic stretch ATCCTTGACAATTCATCTTTAAACGTCCAGTTTCCACATTTGAATAGTTCTTAAACCATTTCATCACATCCCTTTCACTAACCCTGTAGCTAGCCTTCGGTCCGAAGAGCTGCCTGCAGCTAAACGGATTTATATAAATGCATGTCACTGGATAAACAGAAGATTAACAGAGTCGCTACAGCCTACAGCTAGGTTTCTTTGTACATTTATCCACTACAGTATTTTATTTCGAGTACTCGGTTCGGTCCGCTGAAATATTTTCTCGGGTCCACATCTGTCTGGACCACGCTGCCATGCTGATGACCCCTGCACTAGCTTACTTTGCTATGTCGATGCACATTAACTACAAATATGATGCATCTATTAACCCTTGCCTTTGATTCAATGTGACAGAAAATGAGTGACTAGTCCTCAAAGCAAACGCTCCATcgtatatgtttttaaaaactttacatTGTGCAACGCAATATTACCAGGTGCAATTCAAGGTTTGTAGAAATCAGGGCTGGAACTGTGTTGCAAAAAGAAGCAGAAATAATTGTAGTGAAGCAACAAGTAAGCTAATTTGTTGCTCCCTGCTGTACCGTAGGCTGGTTATTATTGGAACACAGAACACCAGCAGACACATAAGACTGCATTTCCATTTCACAGTCATTTCAAAGTCACCACTCTAGGGAAAACGCTGTAATTTACTATTTACTCCATTTCGTTTGATGAGCCTTTGCTAGATGGGTGTAAACAGCACGTTGGGTTCAAgacaaaaatttatttatttattttttaaaatcaacaaATCTCTCCAATATTATTAATACTGGTGGGCGAATCAGTAGCCTATGCATTAGAAACATTAAGATTACATGTAAGGGgtattagttgttttttttgctttgaaatTCGTACATACCTGGTGGATAAGTATGCCAGAAATCACTAGTGTTTTTTCTCTCATCCAACAACcagagaaagtaaaaaaaaacgtacTTACTATTATCTTTCACAgcacaaaaaatgtatatttggtatacatttatatttagtataCTGGGCAAAATAAATTGCAGCAAAAAGCTGTTACAGTATACAACCCTGCGGTTAAACATGTTGACCAAAAAAAGTAGCTTTTATGTGCGAAGAGAACACCATCGCTTACATGTTATCCAACGACTTGCTGACTTTTCTGTCGAGGATGCAAGGATAATAATCATGGACGAGCTGATCCCTACTCTCTTCACTATAGTAGCTACAATTTTTAGCCCAGTCAATATAGTTTCTGGAcaaccaaaacatgggactgcgcagcacactggagcttttacTTGCCTGGGCTGGCTAACGGTTTTAGGATTTGTTCACCCTTGTAGGTTTATAAAAAGCTTCAGTAAAGCACATTAGTGTACATTAGTGGGTGCTAAATCAGACGTCCTATAATGTCAGATGGTGACGTGCTTGTACTTAAACGCGTTTAAAAATCAACGCTTATTGGATTTGTCTGGGTGTGTGACAGGTAGAATGAAGTATAAATATATGACTATATGAAACAAAATGATGCGACCCATTCTTTCAACCCCAATTTGAACTGTGTATAATGTTTAAGGATTAAACCTGGGTATGCAAGTTGCTTAAGACCAACTTAGCTTACTTTGGTGACTCGGGGGTTCTGGGATGGCTGACGGGGTACGCCCGCTGTAGAGAAGACTTCTGGACGTTCTGGGAATGCACAGGAGAGGTGGCCATATCCTTCATAGCAACTGTGGAGAGATcttcagggaagaaaaaaaaaatttttcaaCTGCAGCAGTTTAAACATTCATTCAGAAGAGCATCTGATTAATGAAAAGTGTAATGATCTCGATCCGTTTCTCGACACAAACCGATTCTACCTTTTGAAAGTCTGGGTTCAGCTTGTGGAAGGTTGTGCTCCTGTGGTTGAACTTCATTTAAAGGCTGTCTGACACTTCCCTTCAAGGCTTGAAGACCTCCTGATTTTCTTTCACTGCAGGATCAAATGAAGAACAAgcgagagagatatagagagatctGTTTCAAGAAACAACAGCCtgctgcgcacacacacacatgctgaaaTCCCTCCTGAAACAGCACCTGAATTTACTTTTACAGTCTTACATAAGAGCtatttttaaagaacaaataTTCAGTGCATATCACCTGTGTGGATCTGCAGCGACACTGGGGTGAGGTGCTTCATTAAATCTGATTTCATTAAAGGACTGCTCAAATTCTTGCTGGAACCTGAAAGCAGAGCGTGCCATGTTACCAGAGGTGGTGGGGGGGCAAAGACATTCAAAAACTCTGAATTCTCCATACTTGCTGTGGTTGAGACGGGATTGTCTGAGCTCCTGGTTCTGTTTTAGCAGCCTCTCTTCTTGCTCAGCAAGGCGAGCCTGCAGCCGCTCTCTTTCCGCCTCCAGCTGCTTCTTCTGAACCAGCAAACGCTGGCGCTTCTCCTCCCAGTCCTCCCTGCCAACGTAGGGCACTGTCTCACTGGGCTCATCTGCGCAGCATCCGGTTCCATTTTTCAGTCCCAATCTGTGCCACGAGTCTCTCGGCTTGGTGGCGTCGTTGGCCACCTGATCCCTTTTAGGGCGCGTGTCATGTGCTGACTCACTCCAAGCACCCCGTGGACACTTGTGGACATCTGCTGCGTCTTCCTCATGCCTTCCTTGGTTACGCTCAATACAGCATGCAGGCATGGGAGATGGCCCAGAACTGACGCCAGCTAAAAATGAGTGAGCACAACCTGCTGACCCTGTTCTTCCTGAATTAGGGGGATCCAAATAAGAGCCATTGACAGCAGCACCTCTTCCTCTCCCACTATGGGCTCTGCTTAATGTTCTCTCACTGCTGGctatctgtggagagaggagagaccGGGAGATGGCCACCGACTTCATAATAATGcagcataaacacactgtactgtaggGAGCTGTTGAGAATGCAGTGGATGGATTATCTACCAGCATGTGCAGTAACCCAAGGTCATCCAAACAAGAGATAAAGACTCGGGGCAAAGGGGAAGTGTCCGCCTCCTCGAGGACAGAAGTGGGCTGCTGACTAATTCAAGAGGAGGTCACGGAGCATAAAAACATGCATTACTCACAGCCAAGGTCAAAGGACAAACTACTTTCTTTCTTACTACAGtggtggaagaagaagaagaagaaaaggcaGGATAAAAGAGTCGATGGTCTGGCTGTGCCAGGAGTCTTACCGCTCTAAATCTACTGCTCAATATGATTTTAATGAGACActataatgtgttataatgtgCTATTGTCCCATTTTCTAATCGTCTTGTAACCCATTATAAGCTTTCTAACTGTGTGTATACAGAATGTACCAcaaacactgacaaaaaaaaaaaaaactacttaaGTGGAGAAATGGCTTGTGAGCGCTAGGGGGAAAATTGGACATACGTTTGAATACAAGGCATTTAAACGAAAAGTCTGCGGCTGTttcatgagcagcagtttgaaaggATGCGGTGGCTGGTTTCACGTGCCTCGAAACGCACATTAGATCTCACCCTCCCAGACTGATCATACAGCCTGTAGCGGGTGAGAACTGACTAGACtttgtatttatataataaaaaaaaaatcatagggACTTTGTATCACATTTGCACACAAGCTTACCTCGTAGTGCGAGTGTGAGTGATTCAGCTGGGAGATGGACTGGTTGAGTTTCTCCTGCTGTTGGGAAAGGTACTGCTGATAGAGTCCCAGCAGCTCCTGACACTCCTTGTACTGCTGCTGCAAGCCTGAAGCGCAGGTCAAGGGGCAATAACACACTGAATAACCGCACTAGTGTGCTCACTTCCAGCCACACAAACCAATCAGCTTTCCTACAGCCAGGTTTTGTCCACCGAACGTTGATAAGGAGAGACAAGCGCATAAATTACCAGGCACAAAGGAGAAAAAGGCAGgacttttgtttacttttacgACATGTTGACAGTCTAGGGTGTGTAATACATTCGGGATCTGATCAGCCAAAAATAAACCACGTATGAGAGTTAGAATTTACATACgatctttcatttatttcatcaaATCAATAAAGAACTAATGTGCCGTGTTGAAATCTTTctataaaaagtgctgtaaatGACACACATTAACTGACTAAAGAAGTCTGTTATGGCTTGTGGCGATGATGCAGCCGTGATTGAATTTAAGCAGCCGGTGCTTTTGTGACTTGGTAAAAAAAGTGCAGCGAGTGAGAAAAGGAGCAGAGAAACAGGCTCACTGCTGGGGGATGACACCAGTTTCTTCAAGGCGAAGGCTTCACAGACTCCTCCATCTGCGTATGGCTGGCCAGGGCAAGGCACCGTGCCAAGCTCGGAGACAGGAAGCTggcacacgcatacacacacactgtagcagCTAGAACAGGACCGATGCGGAGCAGAACCGCTGTCACGCCGAGTGGGCCGTCTAATGACGGCGTGACATAGCCAGCTCAGCTTCTTTCCCTCAGTCACCagcccacgcacacacacacacatgcaaatccAGCTTTCAGTGGTTCTGCCTTTTAACTTTACAGCATATGTTTTATAAGCCCAAAGCCTCAAGTATATTAAACCACATTTAcagctgttttcttttttaaatgacatgctGCTTGTGTAGATCCTCCAATACTACTGATATACTTGCTATAAATAGGCATAGCATGGTGTTAATTTCTCAAACCTGACAgttcagaaggtattgattaatATGCCATCATTTGAATGTAACAGCTAAttcaatcttttatttttttaaaaaaaggcttgttatttagcaaagaaaaccaTATACTCCCCTGAAGaaaagataagcggtatagacgatggatggatagatggaccaTATACTCACTGATATGGTTAAGCTTCTTATAAGGAGGCCTTATttcaacatttatggaaggagtctccagtgtcagcactttgtaacagtcaggaaCTTTTCCCGCCATGGAAGTGtcctcaggacagaggagtttgagCTTCGCGGATTtttagtaacatgacaagctgcatttattcGTCTTATTAAAACCACAAGAggaaggaatgactgtttatagccatTATAATGTAAGCAATAGCAGGAACTAACCtgtctcacagatgttccacaaacTATAAACACAAACTGATGTGGTACAATATAAGAGAAATTAAACACTTTGGGCTGTGCTgatgttggaaaataatcaactatttTGTGTCGGGCCATTTCATATCACCCCTGTTGAGGACTATTTTCCAAGAACAGCAAAccctcaagtgttttattcctgattCGCTTAATTGAATTCATGACATTTTACTTAAATTGTATATCGTGACATTAGTATTATACGGTTCTATCTGCCATCTATTATTAACCCTCATAATACTgaggtatagtatggtatagttcagtactatatagtatagtatagtgcagtaTACATCTCCACATATTCCGAGTCGTACATTCGAGTGCTAGGAATAACTGACAACGCGCAGATAACTGTCGATTTTTCTCCCGGAGAATAAGCACGGCTCTCGTTTTAAAACGGGATGGAAAGCTCGTCGAGTGCTCACGGCTCATCTCGTTAATGCAGCACGTCACACACACGCGCGATCCCCACTCGCTGAGTCGTCTTTGGATTTTCCGATAGGCAGGTGGGGCGTAAACATGCACGCTAACAGCAGGAATTCTCAACAACTGGAGCGAGTGGAGCGCGACTGATAAGATTCTCTCACACAGAGAGCATCGTACAGCGTGGCAACTCCACCGGTCACCTGCCAATCGCGGCGAGCTTCACGGGCCCGACATCAGGGAAGGGAAAAAGCGCGGCCGATGGCGTCTCCTCCCCCGTCCGAAAACACACAGTTCGCATTCGATATTTCAGACAGGCACTGTCAACATGATTCACTCCCCTGTCAGCCTgcacagaaatgaaataatgaaatccGCCTCAAGGTGGAACAAAATCCTGCTGAAGAGAATATTTTAACAGCTCAGTACCGAGCAAGCCTAGTcatcgagtgtgtgtgtgtgtgtgtgtgtgtgtgcatgcgtgtgtgcgcACGCATAAGCTGAGATGCAAATTGATTAGCAGGACAGCTATATTTCACTTATTACAAAAATGTGGTTTGTCATTTCCAGTTATCGGAACGTGTGGAAAAGTAATTACTCATGAAAAACTCTTGAGTAATGGCTTTGTGATGGAAAGCTAATTCATGTCTTCTTGCCCCAAAGAACCAGAGAATCAACAAACTCATAACCAAGCAAACAAACTATTACAAAAGCGGTTTTAGTATTCCCATCCATCAATGCTATTCAAAGCACTGCCACCCAAAACCTAAAGAAGATTAATGATATTGATGAATGCGTTCTATTTCCCTTTTGTGTCTTCTATGGCGCTTCATGTAAATTTGTTTATAGAGGAACaaggactctctctctctctctctctttctctctataaTGGAATCTGGTGCTCAGATCCGTAGCGTAGGCTGCCAAAGACGAAGTGATAAAAATTCAAATTTCATTCTATGCATAAGCTTTGAATTTCATCCTACATCAAAgaatttaatgatttttttaaaaaaacaaaaaaaaaacacttcaatcCAAAGATGAAGAATCCCCATGATAACGTTGGTCTTGGCAGATAAGACGGAGCTGATTGTTCTGGAGATTATTCGACACAAGTCTCCTTAAATGAGTTTGCCTTTCGCCTCCCCTTAACCTTTTTCGAACAACCCGAAAAGCCGGCGTCTCTGCGGTGCCTTCAGACAGCCCATCTCCACAGGAGACCCTCGTGTAGTTTGTCTTAGACTAAAATCTCTTTTTAATGGGGTTTGAGGTTTAGTGCAAATGCCAACTAAAGTGCACTTAATTGAGTTGCGCGCTGCTAATTTCTGAGCTCTGGTGCCAGTAGGGCAATTTACCAGTCGGTGATTACTCCTCATATTTCATGTCGTTGAGCGAAATTGATGCTTCCGCATTCTTTGACACATGTCAAAGTGGCAAAACATGGTGGGGCTGCCAAATATCTGAAGCTGTAAACTAGTAGACTGAATGATGAGCTGTCAAaaggtttggggggggggctggtAAGGGTTAGGCCTTCACATTCCTGCTAGTCTACGTCTTTTAATTTGAAAGAAGTAAACCGGTTAAAACAAACAATGTGTACGCCTTACGCCTCAGAGAGCATACAAACAAAAGTTTGAGCTTATCATACTGTAGATATCACTGGCATCTTACACCAAACTcgcatttatatttcatttaaatatggATAACACCTACAAGtctggattgttgtcctgcgcTTAAAATGCAGTTTTAGCAGAGGGTTTGGTTAAACAACACTGCCCCCTGCTGTAAAGTTATAGGTATTGCACACACATTGTctggcaatttaaaaaaaaaaatactagcaactaattcacattttaaaaaataaataaataaataataataatttttttaaaaacacttcctGTCCATGTACGACTTTCCCACACAATAAGCCAGATATGCTAACTTTTAATCTGGGAAAAATTAGGGTCAATTTTAGTGCGTTTCATTTTAAGAGATAAGTTAGACAAGTACTTATATGGTTCTgctttaaaagcaaaaaaaaagtgttgctcTGGTAACACTAAGTTACACATCTGATCAAAGATTACGTTTACATACgcctttttttaataaaaagagggatcataaaaaatgctttttttttttttaaattaatactTCCCTGAATAATTGGTGTAAACGgtcattattttgtcttctgggaaacaaatatcttatgtagctacTGAAGGGTTGTACTAGATGACAAAAAtgagatctttaaacaaaataacaatttacatcgatcatcctgttcaaaagtttacacccccctggctcttaacaTATCgagttgccttcttgagcatcagtgaacgtttgcaccttctgtaatagtcgtgtacgagtccctcagttgtcctcagtgtgaaaagatggatctgtacatcatatagccgctgttggaaaggggtcaaatatgcataaggtgctggaaaagtaaagaatgtgcaggacctggaggatttttatgaagaacagtgggcagtttaactgctccggacaaacaagagactcatgaacaactattacaaaatataaaaacacaagcacacagTGTTAAGATTCGAGCCTATGTACTGGTTCTTTGAACTggctcatttgtgtaaattcagttagtattgtgtcttgtggactatatgtaaacatctgttatgtgaaaatgtgtaatcattattattttgcagattctgcaaggcgtatgtaaacgtATGACCTCAACAGCAGTAACAAGTATTCTGCTTCAATATCAGCAAATTCTACCTCAAACCTCTATAAAAGTTCAAAAGCAAAATTTGATGCATGCTGTCTTGTATTACTTctacttttaaatatttttttttaaaagccattagacatcagcaacaacaaaaaaaaagtttgcattttGTCATTTGCTTCTTCTATCCACTTTCTACTACACTGAACCGCAAGACTTCGCTCTGTTCATTCTTATTTCATATGTGACACTGCCCTCTAGTGTACAAGTTGACCAACATCATGTAAAAGTCAGCAGCTTAGCAGACAAGAACCCTGAAGCTACTGTGTGTCCTGCGCTTATACAAACCTGGATGACGTAAGGATACGTTCTCTTTCCTGTACGATGAGTTGATTCTGCTCTTCCAGCTGTTGGATCTTTTTCTCAAACGTCTCCTGTTCATCTTTGAGCCTCTGCACAGACACTTCTTTCTCTTCACTTACTCTGCAAGGCGGACGAATCAGACACAATActtagaaaagaaaatacatgtTCTAACTCATAGCCTTAAAATCATAAATCAGTGTAATAACACGGTGCTGCTGAATGTTTGAATCCGATTGGTCAAATGttgtttcattttcaataactgcatctctgacagtagtgcaatTTCTACATCCACGCGCTCGCTCTAATATGTTACCGCTTGTATACTCTacctacatttatttaaaacgtGTAATTGCCGATAtagtgaacatttctgtgaGAACACGTTTATTTAATATTGACGCAAGGAGACAAGTGTCCAGTGAtgagatttatttttgtcttatttacttataagaagaaaaataaacaggctggtgagggaaagtTGTTTCTAGTcactataacataagtgagaacacgtataaacggataaaacgtacagcgtgtcattctttaattaattaaaaaacgaAATCTGGTAGATTACTGTGGTAAAAGATGAACAAAACACTTTGTGATGtgccgttattggaaaataatcaacttcataaTTACTCTCGTAATGTTTTACACCTTAACTAACATTCTGTTATGTTTAAAACTATTTTACCTGTTTAACCTctgatttttctttattttctttcaaacCGTCAAGTAAAATGACGTCCTTTTGAGATTAGGTCTTCCCAAAACAAGCACATTAGTTAGCCAGTCCAAAACGGCATTTTACATCAAACACTGTTTTCAGTGGTCTAGAAATATTCTCTGTTACAACCATCCAAGTTTGTTAATGATCTAATTAGCAGTGAAGACTACGCAGAGCAGGGGTACGCCAAGATCAAGTGCAAGAAATTCATACACACGTTCAGCGTGACGGGGTCAaagaaacacccccccccccgtcGTTCATTTAAAAGATATGACGAGCGTTAGTTTTATTTATCATAAAGGATTTTATAATTGATGCCCCTCGGTACTTCAGCGGGTAACTCTGGTTTCCAAGAAACGTGAATTCTCTGATCGTGTTACACGACCAGAGAAATGTGAGAGGTGTGTATGAAAAGCACTTGTACTTAGCCAGCTCTTCGATCAGGTTAGCGATGCGACGCTTGTCTTCCGGACATAGGTCCTTCAAGGAAGCCTTGCTTTGGACGTGCAATCTATGAGAGACGTCCTGGGAAAAAAGTCAAAAGAAGCGGGGTGAATTTTCTACTGTTCATAAATAAAAGGGAGTTGAAAAGCAAACGCTTTACACACCTGCGACTCTGACGTTGCCGACACCCGAGGTAGCGTTTTGGAATTGGACGTAAATTCAGAGATCTTCTGCAAAGACGTCTTCGCCACGGGTGCATCCGTTATTCGGTCCGGTTTTTTCCCAGTCCTCCTTTTGATGTCTAAGGCAGGTTTGGCCTTCTTTTCATTACTGCTTACGGACACCGACCTCAGACCCATCTTTTTACTCACTcctgaaacaacaacaaaaaaggagtCAACGCTAAATCTGAGCTCTTCCTACGAGGCAAAAAGCTTAAGTAAGattgtgtaaggaataaaacactttgaggtgtactgttataggaaatgaatcaacgacagggtggtgtggcCCAaagtgaagcagagttactgctaCAAACGAGAAGTTGACTGTTTTtctataaatgtattaattaaaaaatgacacGTCGTACactttatccgtttatagttacgtttaatgttgtgctCCTTTGTTAACATCAGTAAGTCTCAATGCCGCATAGACGAAATGAACTGTGAAACTGAACTGTCCGACGTAACCAGAGTCTCTCTTGTTCCACAgctttttattacattaattaattGTTTCATTTAATGTCTCACCTGGAACAAACACTACGGACTGCTCGTCTTCTGAAGCTGTTCACGGTTAAGCAAGATTTTCTCGATTTCTATATTCAAAGGGAGTTTGTTGCTATTGTGGAGATGGCAAGACATAtcgattttaaacattttcattcgCTTATGActgaaatattatattaatataccAATAATGGAATTTTCAGGGCGAACAAAATGCTGCTAAATGTGGAATAAATGATGTAGGGAACTAGAAataattcagtttaattcaaCTTGGACTAAAAGCCAATGAGAAGCAGCTAAGTGTTACAGGATGCCAGAAACAATGATACTGGTACAACTGCAGGTCactaaagataaataaatatccttAAAATATTGtgcaatataataaaatactactaatactaataatgctaataataataatgtttatacaTTTCACTGCAGTTGTCTTCACACTTCACACATCAGGACCGATTTGCTTCAacctacatttttaaatttataacgAATACCATTAACAACACCTAAACATGACGAGCTATAATAATAAACCGTATCATTAAACTATATGCGAACAAAAACACGACGAAAACGTAAACAACGCGGAAAGGATACGGTCATTAATCCAATAAATCCCAGCAGCATCCGTTTCTCCCTCAGCAACCGCCGCCATATTGAAACAAACCGCCACTTCCAGAGGAACTTAAAAAGCTCCTCCTTTTTTTCCTTCCGTGATTGTGATTGGATTAGACATCCGAGCTGAGCCCTGCTCGGATTTTTTTATTCGCTAAATTAGCCGTCTATCATTTTGTTGACCTATAGACATTcagtatttgtgttttttttggttacCGTGTGTTGGTGTGATGTTAGCAGACTCTACTTTACTGTTCACACCCGTATTCGATTCCCTTAAACGTTGGAGTCGACTCAGATTTCGATTCGGAGTCTTAGGAATCGATTCTGCACAATAAGGACATGACAGGAGATTCTGTCAAATGCATAAATTGTACAATTAAGTAGATAATACACCAATGTGGTAGTATTATAGTCGAAATGAAAAAGGGGTCTTGACGATAATTTAATATGCTctaatttatttacaatgaaCGACTAGAATCGTAGTTTGCTTGTTTGGCTATTCGTTTGTTTATGTCACAAATGTGATCTTTTGCtttgtttctaaaataaaataataattttttattttatttaaagtaaaatatcatATTTACGACATAAATAAAACTTGCCCATTTTTACGTTTGTCATCGCACGAGCTGAATTCATTTCACCGAT encodes the following:
- the kiaa1328 gene encoding protein hinderin, with protein sequence MAAVAEGETDAAGIYWINDPSEDEQSVVFVPGVSKKMGLRSVSVSSNEKKAKPALDIKRRTGKKPDRITDAPVAKTSLQKISEFTSNSKTLPRVSATSESQDVSHRLHVQSKASLKDLCPEDKRRIANLIEELAKVSEEKEVSVQRLKDEQETFEKKIQQLEEQNQLIVQERERLQQQYKECQELLGLYQQYLSQQQEKLNQSISQLNHSHSHYEIASSERTLSRAHSGRGRGAAVNGSYLDPPNSGRTGSAGCAHSFLAGVSSGPSPMPACCIERNQGRHEEDAADVHKCPRGAWSESAHDTRPKRDQVANDATKPRDSWHRLGLKNGTGCCADEPSETVPYVGREDWEEKRQRLLVQKKQLEAERERLQARLAEQEERLLKQNQELRQSRLNHSKFQQEFEQSFNEIRFNEAPHPSVAADPHSERKSGGLQALKGSVRQPLNEVQPQEHNLPQAEPRLSKDLSTVAMKDMATSPVHSQNVQKSSLQRAYPVSHPRTPESPKLDSSLIELLDIFSPISNAERSRVSWSTRRSLTGPRQPLGAVRPAHSSVLSPRGQTHPSQEELQESQILEDIFFI